The following proteins are co-located in the Patescibacteria group bacterium genome:
- a CDS encoding RimK family alpha-L-glutamate ligase — translation MRVGILISVQQFESVVGVERLEETARLLGHEPIRIYETSITLSHPFSPFRTFPEVIIVRPNFTEEPSHHQAMYDGLRVAGVRLVNGEVLRTKNKLLQRVDLLSAGIDMPRGMIVQNTGTAVQCANEVRYPVIIKVPFGTKGKGVFYAPSEEVLRPIADYISVRDKNPFIVEEFIAEANRSDIRVFVIGGEVIAGMQLDAPAGDVRSNAGGTGQTVELTDEERAMAIKATATMKLDIAGVDILRSNRGPLVMEVNANPGFKELERVTGVDVAKKIVEFAIKK, via the coding sequence ATGCGCGTCGGGATTTTGATTTCAGTCCAACAATTTGAGTCCGTGGTGGGTGTTGAGCGTCTGGAAGAAACAGCGCGTCTTTTGGGGCACGAACCGATTCGGATTTATGAAACTTCCATAACCCTTTCTCACCCTTTCTCACCCTTTCGAACCTTCCCTGAGGTAATTATCGTTCGACCAAACTTCACCGAGGAACCCTCCCATCATCAGGCGATGTACGACGGACTTCGAGTTGCGGGTGTTCGACTAGTTAATGGGGAAGTTCTTCGCACAAAAAATAAATTGCTTCAGCGAGTTGATTTGCTCTCGGCGGGCATAGATATGCCAAGGGGGATGATTGTGCAGAATACTGGAACGGCGGTGCAGTGCGCGAATGAGGTTCGATATCCCGTCATTATAAAAGTGCCATTTGGGACGAAGGGCAAGGGGGTTTTCTATGCGCCAAGCGAAGAAGTCTTACGACCAATCGCTGATTACATTTCTGTTCGTGATAAGAATCCATTTATTGTCGAGGAGTTCATTGCCGAAGCAAATCGTTCTGACATTCGAGTCTTTGTTATTGGCGGGGAAGTGATTGCGGGTATGCAGCTCGATGCGCCAGCAGGGGATGTTCGCAGTAACGCAGGAGGCACTGGCCAGACTGTCGAGCTGACAGACGAAGAGCGCGCGATGGCGATCAAAGCAACGGCGACGATGAAACTCGATATTGCCGGCGTCGACATCCTTAGATCGAATCGCGGTCCGCTCGTTATGGAAGTCAACGCCAACCCCGGCTTCAAAGAACTTGAACGCGTGACTGGAGTCGATGTCGCAAAAAAGATTGTCGAGTTTGCCATAAAAAAATAA
- a CDS encoding D-alanine--D-alanine ligase has protein sequence MNTPFKKGKVRVGVLMGGLSAERAVSIASGQGILNALRERGWNAVEVLIDRHADKTIRNANIDVAFVALHGKFGEDGCVQGLLETMGIPYTGSGVQASASAMDKLMTHQVMDGVASKWVEMAEYLVVRPGWEPNPGRLSFPLMVKPRNTGSSIGITKVKTREELVAAVTKARKFDSIVLVEKFIQGEEITVPVLNGRALSVVSIEPKSGIFSFESKYQKGEAKYECPAQLAAHTALYATTAAETIHKTLGCRGLSRVDFIIPDAGRLVPTPIFLEINTIPGMTPTSLSPMSAAASGMNYGELCEAILQSATCEQEEFPPAA, from the coding sequence ATGAACACACCATTTAAAAAGGGGAAAGTACGGGTTGGCGTGCTTATGGGAGGCTTGTCAGCGGAACGAGCTGTTTCGATCGCAAGCGGGCAGGGCATCTTGAACGCACTGCGTGAGCGGGGCTGGAATGCCGTCGAGGTGCTCATTGACCGCCACGCCGACAAGACTATTCGCAACGCGAACATCGACGTCGCGTTCGTGGCACTCCACGGCAAGTTCGGCGAAGACGGCTGCGTCCAGGGCTTGCTCGAGACCATGGGCATCCCCTACACCGGTAGCGGTGTGCAGGCGTCAGCGAGTGCCATGGACAAGCTCATGACGCATCAAGTGATGGATGGGGTCGCGTCCAAATGGGTGGAGATGGCGGAATACCTGGTGGTAAGACCTGGCTGGGAACCAAATCCCGGACGGCTCTCATTTCCGCTCATGGTAAAGCCCCGAAATACCGGCTCGTCCATCGGAATCACCAAAGTGAAAACCCGGGAAGAGCTTGTTGCCGCAGTGACTAAAGCTCGGAAGTTCGACTCCATAGTCTTGGTAGAGAAGTTCATCCAGGGCGAGGAAATCACCGTACCAGTTCTGAATGGCCGAGCGCTTTCCGTGGTCAGTATCGAGCCGAAATCAGGAATCTTCTCTTTCGAGTCCAAGTACCAGAAAGGCGAGGCGAAGTACGAGTGCCCCGCTCAACTGGCGGCTCATACCGCCCTGTATGCCACTACTGCAGCCGAGACGATCCACAAGACACTCGGCTGCCGAGGTCTGTCGCGCGTAGATTTCATCATCCCCGACGCCGGACGTCTCGTTCCAACCCCTATCTTCCTGGAAATCAACACGATCCCGGGCATGACCCCCACCAGCCTCTCCCCCATGTCCGCCGCCGCGTCCGGCATGAACTACGGTGAGCTGTGCGAAGCCATTCTCCAGAGCGCCACGTGTGAGCAGGAAGAATTCCCTCCCGCCGCGTAG
- the infA gene encoding translation initiation factor IF-1: MAEKDFLEMRGEVLESLPGGAFRIKLENDMEVIGHLAGKLRKNRIRVMPGDDVKCEISPYDLTKARITFRF, encoded by the coding sequence ATGGCCGAAAAAGATTTTCTAGAAATGCGCGGGGAGGTGCTGGAATCGCTTCCTGGTGGAGCGTTCCGCATCAAACTCGAGAACGACATGGAAGTCATTGGTCACCTTGCGGGTAAACTCCGTAAGAACCGCATCCGGGTAATGCCCGGTGATGACGTCAAGTGTGAGATCAGTCCTTATGATCTCACCAAGGCTCGAATAACGTTTCGCTTCTAA
- the rpmJ gene encoding 50S ribosomal protein L36 translates to MKVRSSVKPICRDCKVIRREGRVRVICKTPKHKQRQG, encoded by the coding sequence ATGAAAGTCCGCTCGTCTGTTAAGCCAATCTGCCGTGACTGTAAGGTCATCCGCCGTGAGGGCCGTGTTCGTGTCATTTGTAAAACTCCTAAGCATAAGCAGCGCCAAGGCTAA
- the rpsM gene encoding 30S ribosomal protein S13, with the protein MARIAGVTIPAQKRIVIGLQYIYGVGQTRAHDVLKRAGVSEDIRAKDLSLDQENAIRVIVEKDFRVEGELRREKLSNIKRLKDIGARRGIRHSKNLPVRGQRTKSNSRTTRGNVRKTAGSGRRVLTKT; encoded by the coding sequence ATGGCTAGAATCGCCGGTGTCACAATCCCAGCTCAGAAGCGCATTGTTATCGGACTCCAATACATTTATGGAGTAGGTCAGACGCGCGCTCATGACGTTTTGAAGAGAGCAGGTGTCTCAGAAGACATCCGCGCTAAGGACTTGAGCCTTGACCAGGAAAACGCTATTCGCGTAATCGTGGAAAAGGATTTCCGCGTAGAGGGTGAACTCAGACGCGAGAAACTTTCAAACATCAAGCGTTTGAAGGATATCGGTGCACGTCGTGGCATCCGCCACTCCAAGAACCTGCCGGTTCGCGGACAGCGCACTAAGTCTAACTCCCGCACTACGCGTGGCAACGTTCGTAAGACTGCAGGCAGCGGCCGCCGTGTCCTGACCAAGACCTAA
- the rpsK gene encoding 30S ribosomal protein S11 codes for MMTAKGKKRTLRQIPAGRAYVHASFNNTIVSLTDPNGNLVAWASAGNCGFKGPKKATPYAASVVVKKAADKANLFGLKDVHVFVTGIGNGRDGALRALNASGFNVLSIKDMTPVPHNGCRPRRARRV; via the coding sequence ATGATGACGGCTAAGGGCAAGAAGCGCACTTTGCGCCAGATCCCAGCCGGCCGTGCTTACGTGCACGCCAGCTTTAACAACACTATCGTGTCCCTGACGGACCCGAACGGTAACCTTGTTGCTTGGGCATCTGCAGGTAACTGCGGTTTCAAGGGTCCAAAGAAAGCTACCCCATACGCCGCCTCCGTGGTGGTGAAGAAGGCGGCTGATAAGGCCAACTTGTTCGGTCTTAAGGACGTGCACGTGTTTGTCACCGGTATCGGCAACGGCCGTGACGGTGCGCTCCGTGCTTTGAACGCCAGTGGTTTCAACGTGCTCTCTATTAAAGACATGACTCCGGTTCCGCATAACGGCTGCCGCCCCCGCCGGGCTCGCCGCGTGTAA
- the rpsD gene encoding 30S ribosomal protein S4, with amino-acid sequence MGKTLIPRGKMSRREGVAISTSSSVLKVMQKRPYSPGVHGKPGMRPPKVSAYGTQLREKQKAKRLYGIMERQFRNYFEKAKKLTGNTGEYLTRFLEMRLDNAVFRMGMAKTRPQARQMVSHGMIMVNGGKVNIPSYQVNVGDIVEIRTNKQAKKLFTDLAERQKTHNVPGWLAREEAMKGKVVSIPAGEDLKEAFDPKLVVEFYSMR; translated from the coding sequence ATGGGTAAAACTCTCATTCCACGAGGTAAGATGTCCCGCCGTGAAGGCGTGGCCATTTCTACCAGCTCGAGCGTCCTCAAAGTGATGCAGAAGCGTCCGTATTCTCCAGGCGTGCACGGCAAGCCTGGCATGCGCCCACCCAAGGTGAGCGCTTACGGTACTCAGCTTCGCGAGAAGCAGAAGGCCAAGCGCCTCTACGGTATTATGGAACGCCAGTTCCGTAACTACTTTGAAAAAGCCAAGAAGCTCACTGGTAACACCGGTGAATACTTGACGCGTTTCCTGGAAATGCGTTTGGACAACGCCGTGTTCCGCATGGGCATGGCTAAGACTCGCCCTCAGGCTCGCCAGATGGTGAGCCACGGTATGATCATGGTGAACGGCGGAAAAGTGAATATCCCGTCCTACCAGGTCAACGTGGGTGATATCGTTGAAATCCGCACGAACAAGCAGGCCAAGAAACTCTTTACGGATCTTGCCGAACGCCAGAAGACGCACAATGTCCCTGGTTGGCTCGCTCGTGAAGAGGCCATGAAGGGAAAAGTTGTCAGCATTCCAGCGGGCGAGGACCTCAAGGAAGCGTTTGACCCTAAACTCGTCGTCGAATTTTATTCAATGCGCTAA
- a CDS encoding DNA-directed RNA polymerase subunit alpha, producing METIFLPSKMYFTPGNTPSEAVLTIEPLHHGYGTTVGNALRRVLLSSLPGAAVTAMKVKGAQHEFSAVTGVKEDVLDIMLNLKKLRLRVHSDEPVILKLQKKGEGPVTADDITANGDVEIVNKDLVIATLTDSKVTLDMEITVSKGRGYLPTEEREEAPTEIGVIAIDAMFSPVRTVGLKVENTRVGEITNYDKLLMTIETDGSITPQEAVEQATKIMLNHFTWIQSQLNNSELTEQINRASEEAPKEE from the coding sequence ATGGAAACCATTTTCCTGCCTTCAAAGATGTACTTCACTCCAGGCAACACTCCGTCTGAAGCAGTACTCACGATCGAACCGCTCCACCACGGGTACGGCACTACAGTTGGCAACGCGCTCCGCCGCGTGCTTCTGTCCTCACTCCCGGGTGCTGCAGTCACGGCCATGAAAGTGAAGGGCGCCCAGCACGAGTTTTCAGCAGTGACTGGCGTAAAGGAAGATGTACTGGACATCATGCTGAACTTGAAGAAGCTCCGCCTGCGTGTCCATTCTGATGAACCGGTCATTCTCAAGCTTCAAAAGAAGGGCGAGGGTCCCGTCACGGCCGATGACATTACGGCCAACGGTGACGTAGAGATTGTGAACAAGGACTTGGTCATTGCCACGCTGACGGACTCTAAGGTGACGCTCGACATGGAAATCACGGTTTCCAAGGGCCGCGGCTACCTCCCAACAGAGGAGCGCGAAGAAGCGCCTACGGAGATTGGCGTGATCGCCATTGACGCGATGTTCTCTCCAGTACGCACGGTGGGTCTCAAAGTAGAGAACACCCGCGTGGGCGAGATCACAAACTACGACAAGCTACTCATGACCATTGAGACGGACGGTTCCATCACTCCACAGGAAGCTGTCGAGCAGGCCACGAAGATCATGCTGAACCACTTCACTTGGATCCAGAGCCAGCTGAACAATTCTGAATTAACTGAACAAATCAACCGCGCCTCGGAGGAAGCGCCTAAGGAAGAGTAA
- the rplQ gene encoding 50S ribosomal protein L17, which translates to MRHRDKIKKLSRKAPARKALLRDLALALITYERVETSLGRAKVARPLIEKLITVAKRNDLPSRRYLLGFFTTEQPVKKLIEVLGPRYATRAGGYIRLTKLGTRQGDRAETALIELV; encoded by the coding sequence ATGCGCCATCGCGATAAGATAAAGAAATTGAGCCGCAAGGCACCAGCACGTAAGGCCCTTCTCCGGGACCTCGCGTTGGCTTTGATCACGTACGAGCGAGTTGAAACCTCTCTTGGCCGCGCCAAAGTTGCCCGCCCGCTGATTGAAAAACTCATTACTGTCGCGAAGCGCAATGATTTGCCTTCCCGCCGCTACTTGCTCGGATTTTTCACCACGGAACAGCCGGTGAAGAAGCTGATTGAGGTGCTTGGACCACGCTACGCTACGCGCGCCGGTGGTTACATCCGTTTGACCAAGCTTGGCACACGCCAGGGCGACCGCGCAGAAACGGCGTTGATCGAACTTGTCTAA
- the rplM gene encoding 50S ribosomal protein L13, with amino-acid sequence MEKIERKTTSFDATDRAPGRLASEIARALMGKTSVAYQSNVDAGDFVIVKNAGKMKWTGKKMDQKVYHHHTAHPGGLRTKSLKDMWKADPTEVLRMAVSRMLPKNKHRTPRMIRLTVE; translated from the coding sequence ATGGAAAAAATCGAACGCAAAACAACTAGCTTTGATGCCACGGACAGAGCTCCTGGCCGCTTGGCTTCAGAGATCGCTCGCGCTCTCATGGGCAAGACTTCAGTTGCTTACCAGTCTAACGTAGACGCCGGAGACTTTGTCATTGTGAAGAACGCTGGCAAGATGAAGTGGACCGGTAAGAAGATGGACCAGAAGGTTTATCATCACCACACCGCTCATCCAGGTGGTCTCCGCACGAAGAGCTTGAAAGATATGTGGAAGGCAGACCCAACGGAAGTTCTTCGCATGGCTGTGTCCCGCATGTTGCCTAAGAACAAGCACCGCACGCCTCGGATGATTCGCTTGACCGTTGAATAA
- the rpsI gene encoding 30S ribosomal protein S9, protein MAEKYFQALGRRKTAVCQARLTPGGSGVITVNGKKFEEFFTTEALRGMVMRPLKEVGKTEKVDVSLKTSGGGIIGQADASRLAIARALILLEVPLRPALKAAHLLTRDPRKKERKKPGKHGARRSPQWRKR, encoded by the coding sequence ATGGCCGAAAAATATTTCCAAGCACTTGGTCGCCGTAAGACGGCTGTCTGTCAGGCCCGCCTCACCCCAGGCGGTTCCGGCGTCATTACCGTTAACGGTAAGAAATTTGAAGAGTTCTTCACCACGGAGGCCCTCCGCGGCATGGTCATGCGCCCGCTCAAAGAAGTTGGCAAGACCGAGAAGGTAGACGTTTCGCTCAAGACCTCAGGCGGTGGCATCATCGGCCAGGCAGATGCGTCACGTTTGGCAATTGCTCGCGCTTTGATTCTGCTCGAAGTTCCACTTCGCCCAGCCCTCAAGGCAGCCCATCTTCTGACCCGCGATCCACGCAAGAAGGAACGCAAGAAGCCAGGTAAGCACGGCGCTCGTCGCTCACCACAGTGGAGAAAGCGTTAA